A genomic stretch from Limnobacter thiooxidans includes:
- the ruvA gene encoding Holliday junction branch migration protein RuvA, whose protein sequence is MIGRLKGTLLEKNAPWILIDVQGVGYELQVPMSTLFNLPEINAVCTLLTHLVVREDAHTLYGFQNAAEKNLFKTLIKVSGIGPRTALAILSSISTQEFLLAVQSQETGRLVKIPGIGKKTAERLLLELKGQIVALGGTANIAEGMPIPVASQSDIVQALCALGYSDKEATLACKGLPEGTSVTDGLKLALRNLSKG, encoded by the coding sequence ATGATTGGTCGCCTGAAAGGCACTTTGCTGGAAAAAAATGCGCCGTGGATATTGATTGATGTCCAGGGCGTGGGGTATGAACTGCAAGTGCCGATGAGCACGCTGTTCAACCTGCCAGAAATCAATGCCGTGTGCACCCTGCTCACCCACCTCGTTGTTAGGGAAGACGCGCACACCCTGTACGGATTTCAAAACGCCGCAGAAAAAAATCTGTTCAAAACACTGATCAAGGTGTCCGGTATTGGCCCGCGCACTGCACTGGCCATTTTGTCCTCCATCTCCACCCAGGAATTTTTGCTGGCGGTACAAAGCCAGGAAACAGGCAGGCTTGTGAAAATCCCGGGCATTGGGAAAAAAACGGCGGAACGCTTGCTACTCGAATTGAAAGGCCAGATCGTGGCCTTGGGCGGTACAGCCAATATTGCTGAGGGCATGCCTATACCGGTGGCCAGCCAAAGTGACATTGTGCAGGCACTGTGTGCCCTCGGCTATTCCGACAAGGAAGCCACCCTCGCCTGCAAAGGTCTGCCTGAAGGCACCAGTGTCACCGATGGCCTGAAGCTGGCCTTGCGCAACCTGTCCAAAGGCTAA
- the gloA gene encoding lactoylglutathione lyase translates to MRILHTMLRVGDLQRSIDFYTQVMGMKVIRTTERADQGYSLAFVGYGTEQDGAVIELTYNHGVSQYELGTAYGHIAIAVGDAAAQCERITQAGGKVTRPAGPVKGGNTVIAFVEDPDGYKIELIQTSH, encoded by the coding sequence ATGAGAATTCTTCACACCATGCTGCGCGTGGGCGACCTGCAACGCTCAATCGATTTCTACACCCAGGTCATGGGAATGAAGGTCATTCGTACCACTGAACGTGCCGACCAGGGTTACTCGCTGGCCTTCGTGGGTTACGGTACAGAACAGGACGGTGCTGTCATTGAGCTGACCTACAATCATGGCGTGAGCCAATACGAACTGGGCACTGCTTACGGCCACATTGCGATTGCGGTTGGTGACGCAGCGGCGCAGTGTGAACGGATCACCCAAGCGGGGGGAAAAGTGACCCGGCCTGCAGGCCCTGTAAAGGGTGGCAACACGGTCATCGCCTTTGTTGAAGACCCTGACGGCTACAAAATCGAACTCATCCAAACCAGTCACTGA
- the dusB gene encoding tRNA dihydrouridine synthase DusB, translating to MQIAHLTLPNNLFLAPMAGVTDRPFRQLCKKLGAGHAVSEMAASNPALWKTDKSTRRLNHYGETKPIAVQIAGSDPDMMAHAAAYNIERGAQIIDVNMGCPAKKVCAVAAGSALLQNEPLVESILKAVHAECAKRDVPLTLKYRTGWSPEHKNAIHIAQMAESIGVSLLTLHGRTRACGYTGDAEYDTIRAVKQAVSIPVIANGDITTPEKAKFVLDYTGADGLMIGRAAQGNPWIFREVLHYLKTGEALEAPTLEEAHEVMMHHLRDHHEFYGEKTGLLTARKHLQWYLCGPAGKNNAVVDQLMLAQTTDAQLRIVDDFFRAWKQSGQQYFAAENDSIQHTPKRRLAA from the coding sequence GTGCAGATCGCCCATTTAACACTCCCAAACAATTTGTTCCTGGCCCCCATGGCTGGCGTAACAGATCGCCCCTTCCGCCAGCTGTGCAAAAAGCTGGGGGCGGGGCATGCCGTTTCGGAAATGGCCGCGAGCAACCCGGCACTTTGGAAAACAGACAAAAGTACTCGCCGACTAAACCACTACGGTGAAACCAAGCCAATTGCCGTACAAATTGCAGGATCTGACCCAGACATGATGGCGCACGCAGCGGCCTACAACATTGAACGTGGCGCGCAAATCATCGACGTCAACATGGGCTGCCCAGCCAAGAAGGTGTGCGCAGTGGCAGCGGGGTCCGCGCTTCTGCAGAACGAGCCCCTGGTGGAAAGCATACTGAAAGCAGTGCATGCGGAATGCGCAAAGCGGGATGTACCGCTGACACTTAAGTACCGCACAGGCTGGTCGCCTGAACACAAGAACGCCATTCACATTGCGCAAATGGCAGAATCAATCGGTGTTTCGCTGTTGACCCTGCATGGCCGCACACGGGCCTGCGGCTACACTGGCGATGCCGAATACGACACCATCCGGGCGGTAAAGCAGGCTGTGAGTATTCCAGTGATTGCCAACGGCGACATCACCACGCCTGAAAAGGCAAAGTTCGTGCTGGATTACACGGGTGCCGATGGCTTGATGATCGGCAGGGCCGCCCAAGGCAATCCGTGGATTTTCCGGGAAGTGCTGCATTACCTGAAAACCGGTGAGGCACTTGAAGCACCCACGCTGGAAGAGGCGCATGAAGTGATGATGCATCACCTGCGCGATCACCATGAATTTTATGGAGAGAAAACGGGCCTGCTGACTGCCAGAAAGCATTTGCAGTGGTATCTTTGCGGCCCTGCCGGAAAAAACAACGCCGTGGTCGACCAACTGATGCTGGCACAAACCACCGACGCTCAATTGCGCATTGTCGATGATTTTTTTCGGGCCTGGAAACAAAGTGGCCAGCAGTACTTCGCCGCAGAAAACGACTCAATTCAACACACACCAAAAAGAAGATTGGCAGCATGA
- the ruvC gene encoding crossover junction endodeoxyribonuclease RuvC yields MRILGIDPGLRVTGYGVVDIVESQQIYVASGVIRSNSDASLPDRLHTLFSGLCELAELYKPQVAVVEKVFVNVNPQSTLLLGQARGAVLTALTHSGLAVTEYTALQIKQAIVGHGKANKEQVQEMVKRLLKLPAHPSADAADALAAALTHAQSSKLLDALAAKDLPTSIFKTRTRKGRTSWK; encoded by the coding sequence ATGCGCATCCTCGGTATAGACCCAGGCTTGCGCGTCACTGGCTATGGTGTGGTTGACATTGTTGAAAGCCAGCAAATCTACGTGGCCAGCGGAGTGATCCGCTCCAATTCCGACGCTTCACTGCCCGACCGTTTGCACACCCTTTTTTCAGGGCTGTGCGAACTGGCTGAACTGTACAAACCCCAAGTGGCCGTTGTTGAAAAAGTGTTTGTGAACGTCAACCCGCAATCCACTCTTCTCTTGGGTCAGGCTCGTGGCGCAGTGCTCACTGCATTGACCCACAGCGGTTTGGCTGTGACTGAATACACCGCGCTTCAAATCAAGCAGGCCATTGTGGGGCATGGCAAAGCCAACAAGGAACAGGTGCAGGAAATGGTCAAGCGCTTGCTGAAACTGCCTGCCCACCCCTCAGCGGATGCCGCAGACGCACTGGCCGCCGCACTGACCCATGCACAAAGCAGCAAACTGCTTGACGCATTGGCAGCCAAAGACCTGCCCACCAGTATTTTCAAAACCCGCACCCGAAAGGGCCGTACCAGCTGGAAATGA
- a CDS encoding Fis family transcriptional regulator — protein MKPNDSDLSPVTISECIRSNLDKFFDDLEGECAKSVYDMVLSAVERPMLEVVMEKANMNQTIASQMLGINRNTLRKKLQQHGLI, from the coding sequence ATGAAACCCAATGACAGCGATCTCAGTCCCGTCACCATTTCTGAGTGCATTCGAAGCAACCTCGACAAGTTCTTCGACGACCTGGAAGGCGAGTGTGCCAAGTCTGTTTATGACATGGTGTTGTCTGCGGTCGAACGCCCCATGCTGGAAGTGGTCATGGAAAAAGCCAATATGAACCAAACCATCGCCAGCCAGATGCTGGGCATCAACCGCAACACCTTGCGCAAAAAGCTGCAACAACACGGCCTTATTTAA
- the gmhB gene encoding D-glycero-beta-D-manno-heptose 1,7-bisphosphate 7-phosphatase, whose product MKLIVLDRDGVINEDSDEYIKSVDEWIPIAGSMDAIARLNRGGYRVVVATNQSGVSRGMFDLETLSAMHKKMHELANEAGAHIEGIFFCPHGPDDKCNCRKPKPGLFQEIQARTGFKLEGVPCVGDSLRDLQAGASQGCATFLVKTGKGKKTLETKKEELPKGTLVFDNLAAIAEHLVPDDPFANNR is encoded by the coding sequence ATGAAACTCATCGTGCTGGATCGGGATGGTGTAATCAACGAGGACTCGGATGAATACATCAAGTCAGTGGATGAATGGATCCCGATTGCCGGCAGCATGGACGCGATTGCCCGGCTGAACCGTGGCGGCTACCGCGTGGTCGTTGCCACCAACCAAAGCGGCGTTTCACGTGGCATGTTCGACCTGGAAACCTTGTCGGCCATGCACAAGAAAATGCATGAACTCGCCAATGAAGCAGGCGCGCACATCGAAGGCATTTTCTTTTGCCCCCACGGCCCGGACGACAAGTGCAACTGCAGAAAGCCCAAACCAGGCCTGTTCCAGGAAATTCAGGCACGCACCGGCTTCAAGCTCGAAGGTGTGCCTTGCGTGGGCGACTCGCTGCGAGACCTTCAGGCCGGCGCAAGTCAGGGCTGTGCAACCTTTCTGGTGAAAACCGGCAAGGGCAAGAAAACGCTGGAGACTAAAAAAGAGGAGTTGCCCAAAGGTACCCTGGTGTTCGACAATCTGGCAGCAATTGCTGAGCACTTGGTGCCAGACGATCCGTTTGCAAACAATCGATAA
- a CDS encoding lysophospholipid acyltransferase family protein, which yields MRSFIGSILFFIYVVVYTPIHATLLLLVSPFISIRNRYVFACWWNALNIKMLRLLCNIQYNVEGMEHLPNTGAIILAKHQSAWETFGIPANLLPRQLCLVYKKELQYVPFFGWALWVLRMVPIDRKNGVEAFEQVKTMAGQRMKEGAWMMFFPEGTRVPVGYKRRYKTGGTRLAVATGTPVVPVAHDAGEYWKRKGFFKKAGTVTLRFGPPISPEGHDADSLMKVVEDWIEGEMHKISPNRYTSAETPLVAKGDK from the coding sequence GTGAGATCCTTCATCGGTTCTATCCTGTTTTTCATTTACGTCGTCGTCTACACCCCCATTCACGCAACCCTGTTGTTGCTCGTCTCCCCATTTATTTCCATTCGCAACCGATATGTGTTTGCCTGCTGGTGGAACGCCCTGAACATCAAGATGCTCAGGCTGCTTTGCAACATTCAATACAACGTGGAAGGCATGGAGCACCTGCCCAACACCGGCGCGATCATTCTGGCCAAGCACCAGTCCGCCTGGGAAACTTTTGGAATTCCGGCCAACCTGCTGCCCCGCCAACTGTGCCTGGTGTACAAAAAGGAACTGCAATATGTGCCTTTTTTCGGCTGGGCACTTTGGGTGTTGCGCATGGTGCCTATTGATCGGAAAAACGGGGTTGAAGCGTTTGAACAGGTCAAGACCATGGCCGGCCAGCGCATGAAGGAAGGGGCGTGGATGATGTTTTTCCCCGAAGGCACGCGAGTACCGGTTGGCTACAAACGCCGCTACAAAACCGGCGGTACGCGCCTGGCTGTAGCAACCGGCACACCAGTGGTACCAGTTGCACACGACGCTGGGGAGTACTGGAAACGCAAAGGCTTTTTCAAGAAGGCCGGTACGGTCACTTTGCGCTTTGGCCCGCCGATTTCACCGGAAGGGCATGACGCCGACAGCCTGATGAAAGTAGTTGAGGACTGGATTGAAGGCGAAATGCACAAGATCAGCCCGAACCGTTACACCAGCGCCGAAACCCCGCTGGTTGCCAAAGGCGACAAATAA
- the purH gene encoding bifunctional phosphoribosylaminoimidazolecarboxamide formyltransferase/IMP cyclohydrolase: protein MTSNPTIKRALLSVSDKTGILELAKALADRGVEILSTGGTAKLLAEKGLVVKEVSSHTGFPEIMDGRVKTLHPKIHGGILARRDLQSHLDAMEEHGIGAIDLVAVNLYPFDQATAGDNVKLEDAIENIDIGGPAMVRASAKNYTGVTIIVDPSDYVKVIDEIKSNDGATTLKTRSGLAAKAYAHTARYDGAIAAFLTSLQGTEGALEDTPARIEYPEVLSMQFHKVQDMRYGENPHQSAAFYREAKAPVGLLANYRQLQGKELSFNNIADSDAAWECVKTFDAPACVIIKHANPCGVAVAEGSLNAYLKALKTDPTSAFGGIIAFNRTVDEATAQAVAKQFVEVVIAPAFDEAARAVFFAKQNVRLLEIPVEAGMHKFDYKRVGGGLLVQSPDERNVQQSEIRIVSKRQPTEQQWADLMFAWRCAKFVKSNAIVFCKDGMTMGVGAGQMSRVDSARIASIKAQNAGLTLADSAVASDAFFPFRDGLDVVVDAGASCVIQPGGSMRDDEVIAAANERDIVMVLTGVRHFRH from the coding sequence ATGACATCGAACCCAACCATCAAACGCGCGCTGCTGAGCGTGTCCGACAAAACAGGCATTCTCGAACTGGCCAAAGCCTTGGCTGATCGCGGTGTTGAAATCCTGTCCACTGGCGGTACCGCCAAGCTGCTGGCCGAGAAAGGCCTGGTTGTGAAAGAAGTGAGCAGCCACACCGGTTTTCCGGAAATCATGGATGGCCGGGTCAAGACCTTGCACCCGAAAATCCACGGCGGCATTCTGGCTCGGCGTGACCTGCAAAGCCACCTGGATGCCATGGAAGAACACGGCATCGGAGCAATTGACCTGGTGGCTGTGAACCTGTACCCCTTTGACCAGGCCACGGCTGGCGACAACGTGAAGCTGGAAGACGCGATTGAAAACATCGACATTGGCGGCCCAGCCATGGTGCGCGCATCAGCCAAAAACTACACCGGCGTGACCATCATTGTGGACCCATCCGATTACGTCAAAGTGATCGACGAAATCAAGAGTAACGATGGCGCCACCACATTGAAAACCCGCAGCGGCCTGGCGGCCAAGGCCTATGCACACACTGCGCGCTACGACGGCGCCATTGCAGCATTCCTGACCAGCCTGCAGGGTACTGAAGGTGCATTGGAAGACACGCCCGCGCGCATTGAATACCCGGAAGTGCTTTCCATGCAATTCCACAAGGTGCAAGACATGCGTTACGGCGAAAACCCGCATCAAAGCGCAGCGTTCTACCGCGAAGCGAAGGCACCCGTAGGTCTGCTGGCCAACTACCGCCAGCTGCAAGGCAAGGAATTGAGTTTCAACAACATCGCTGACTCCGATGCCGCCTGGGAATGTGTCAAAACATTTGATGCCCCGGCCTGCGTGATCATCAAGCATGCCAACCCCTGCGGCGTTGCTGTAGCGGAAGGCTCATTGAATGCCTATTTAAAAGCCTTGAAAACAGACCCCACTTCGGCATTCGGCGGCATCATCGCATTCAACCGCACAGTGGACGAAGCCACTGCCCAAGCCGTGGCCAAGCAGTTCGTTGAAGTGGTCATTGCGCCTGCATTTGATGAAGCAGCGCGCGCCGTGTTCTTTGCAAAACAGAATGTTCGCCTGCTGGAAATTCCAGTAGAAGCTGGCATGCACAAATTCGATTACAAACGTGTGGGCGGTGGTCTGCTGGTTCAAAGTCCGGATGAGCGCAATGTGCAACAAAGTGAAATCAGGATTGTCAGCAAGCGCCAACCCACTGAACAGCAATGGGCCGACTTGATGTTTGCCTGGCGCTGCGCGAAGTTCGTGAAAAGCAACGCCATCGTGTTTTGCAAAGACGGCATGACCATGGGTGTGGGCGCAGGGCAAATGAGCCGCGTAGACTCCGCGCGCATCGCCTCCATCAAGGCACAAAATGCAGGCCTGACCTTGGCCGACAGCGCAGTAGCCTCTGATGCCTTCTTCCCCTTCCGCGATGGCCTGGATGTAGTGGTGGATGCCGGTGCAAGCTGCGTGATCCAGCCTGGCGGTTCCATGCGGGATGACGAGGTCATTGCCGCTGCCAATGAGCGGGATATTGTCATGGTGCTGACCGGTGTGCGCCATTTCCGCCACTAA
- a CDS encoding WS/DGAT/MGAT family O-acyltransferase: MAKNIPLLDASWLYVESKEAPMHVGSMAIFTVPEGETSQQAIARIVQMLRASVEFAPPFNYRLSSPRLLTLMPKWIEADKIDLDYHFRHSALPAPGGERELGTLISRLHSHPLDFRKPLWEMHLIEGLYGNRFALYTKMHHSLMDGVGGMRLMERIFGKSAKESMGLPAPWSVGTVSRKKKSTEPQHFADQAREAWEAAKLSGQSLPAAGRALMDLVREAVKPTDPALATPFSGPRSIVNRRVGGARRLATQTYPLERVRAVADAAKVSVNDIFLAICSSSIRRYLLERDALPAESLTAGLPVSVRPADDLDGGNAISFIIANLYTTESDPLVRLNEIHRSTQLAKTNLQAMPKEAINNYTIMLMAPMMLQLVSGLGGLTRPIFNTVISNVPGPSQDLYFSGCRLEQFYPISLIPHGQALNITVVSYSGQFNVAFTGDHDALPSMQRLSVYTGEALEELESVLGVKWESKTAEPTAAPVAAKPAARKTATRKTATRKA, from the coding sequence ATGGCAAAAAATATCCCTTTGCTGGATGCATCCTGGTTGTATGTTGAGTCCAAAGAAGCGCCCATGCATGTGGGCAGCATGGCGATTTTCACAGTGCCTGAGGGCGAAACATCCCAGCAGGCCATTGCACGAATTGTTCAAATGCTGCGTGCCTCCGTGGAGTTCGCGCCCCCCTTCAACTATCGCTTGTCCAGTCCTCGCTTGTTGACTTTGATGCCCAAGTGGATTGAGGCTGACAAGATTGACCTGGATTACCATTTCCGTCACAGCGCCTTGCCAGCACCCGGCGGAGAGCGCGAGTTGGGTACCTTGATTTCGCGTTTGCACTCTCACCCACTGGACTTCCGCAAACCGCTGTGGGAAATGCACCTGATTGAAGGGTTGTATGGCAACCGATTCGCGCTGTACACCAAGATGCACCATTCGCTAATGGATGGTGTGGGCGGTATGCGTCTGATGGAACGAATTTTTGGCAAGTCGGCCAAGGAAAGCATGGGCTTGCCAGCGCCTTGGTCTGTAGGCACAGTCAGCCGCAAGAAAAAGAGCACCGAGCCGCAACATTTTGCGGACCAGGCCCGTGAGGCCTGGGAGGCTGCCAAGCTGAGCGGTCAGTCCCTGCCTGCAGCGGGGCGCGCGCTGATGGATTTGGTGCGTGAGGCTGTCAAGCCGACCGACCCGGCCCTGGCGACTCCGTTCTCAGGCCCCCGTTCGATTGTGAACAGAAGGGTGGGGGGCGCGCGTCGCCTGGCTACCCAGACCTATCCGCTGGAGCGCGTTCGCGCTGTGGCAGATGCGGCGAAGGTCAGTGTGAATGATATTTTTCTGGCAATTTGCTCTAGTTCAATTCGCCGTTATCTGCTGGAACGGGACGCGCTGCCTGCGGAATCGCTGACGGCTGGTTTGCCTGTGTCTGTTCGCCCGGCAGATGACCTGGACGGCGGCAATGCCATCAGTTTCATCATTGCCAACCTGTACACCACCGAGAGCGATCCCTTGGTGCGGTTGAATGAAATTCACCGTTCCACGCAATTGGCCAAGACCAATTTGCAGGCCATGCCCAAAGAGGCCATCAACAACTACACCATCATGCTGATGGCACCGATGATGTTGCAACTGGTTTCAGGGCTGGGTGGTTTGACCCGGCCAATTTTCAACACAGTGATTTCAAACGTGCCTGGCCCGTCCCAGGACTTGTATTTCTCCGGTTGCAGGTTGGAACAGTTCTACCCGATTTCGCTGATTCCGCATGGGCAGGCTTTGAATATCACTGTGGTGAGTTATTCCGGGCAGTTCAACGTGGCGTTTACGGGTGACCACGATGCATTGCCATCCATGCAGCGTTTGTCTGTTTACACCGGTGAAGCGCTTGAGGAACTGGAATCGGTGCTTGGGGTGAAGTGGGAAAGCAAGACTGCCGAGCCCACGGCTGCACCAGTTGCGGCCAAGCCTGCAGCGCGCAAGACTGCAACCCGCAAGACTGCAACCCGCAAGGCTTGA
- the ruvB gene encoding Holliday junction branch migration DNA helicase RuvB, whose translation MIEPDRLISPTKTTPAEEAFERALRPKHLDEYVGQQKIRDQLDIFIAAAKGRNEALDHVLLFGPPGLGKTTLAHILAREMGVNLRQTSGPVLERPGDLAALLTNLEANDVLFIDEIHRLSPVVEEILYPALEDYQIDIMIGEGPAARSVKLDLQPFTLVGATTRAGMLTNPLRDRFGIVSRLEFYTPEELSRIVARSANLLDTPAEASGCLEIARRSRGTPRIANRLLRRVRDYAQVKANGVITAEVADAALTMLDVDKVGLDPMDRRLLETIIHKFGGGPVGLESVAAAIGEEKDTIEDVLEPYLIQQGYIQRTPRGRIATLNTYAHFGLTAPASLAGTHAANLQQGDLL comes from the coding sequence ATGATTGAACCCGATCGCCTGATCAGCCCGACCAAAACCACACCCGCTGAAGAAGCTTTTGAACGCGCATTGCGCCCAAAGCACCTGGACGAGTACGTGGGGCAGCAAAAAATTCGCGATCAACTTGATATTTTCATTGCCGCTGCAAAAGGGCGCAACGAAGCACTGGATCACGTGCTGCTTTTCGGCCCGCCTGGTTTGGGTAAAACAACCCTGGCCCACATTCTGGCCCGCGAAATGGGCGTGAACTTGCGCCAAACCTCTGGCCCCGTGCTGGAACGCCCAGGCGACCTGGCAGCCTTGCTCACCAACCTGGAAGCGAACGATGTGCTGTTTATCGACGAGATTCACCGCTTGTCCCCGGTGGTCGAAGAAATTCTGTACCCGGCACTTGAAGACTACCAAATCGACATCATGATTGGCGAAGGACCAGCTGCACGCAGTGTCAAGCTCGACTTGCAGCCTTTCACCCTGGTGGGAGCCACCACCCGCGCGGGCATGTTGACCAACCCGCTTCGCGACCGGTTTGGTATTGTGTCGCGGCTTGAGTTTTACACACCGGAAGAATTGTCCCGCATCGTGGCCCGTTCAGCGAATTTGTTGGACACGCCAGCCGAGGCCTCGGGTTGTCTTGAAATTGCACGGCGATCACGCGGCACCCCTCGCATTGCAAACCGACTGCTGCGCCGGGTTCGTGATTACGCGCAGGTGAAAGCCAATGGTGTGATTACCGCGGAGGTGGCAGATGCAGCGCTGACCATGCTGGATGTGGACAAAGTGGGCCTTGACCCCATGGACCGCAGGCTGCTTGAAACCATCATCCACAAATTTGGTGGTGGGCCGGTTGGCCTTGAAAGCGTGGCCGCTGCGATTGGTGAAGAAAAAGACACCATTGAAGATGTGCTAGAGCCCTATCTGATTCAGCAGGGCTACATTCAACGTACCCCACGGGGGCGGATTGCAACGCTGAACACCTACGCCCACTTCGGGCTGACAGCGCCTGCGAGTTTGGCGGGCACACATGCGGCGAATTTGCAGCAAGGTGATTTGCTGTAA
- a CDS encoding M48 family metallopeptidase: protein MGAAPPAMEVCSIELPWGVCTYSLKRSNRRSVGFLIGDNGLQISAPLRLPLNQLQGIIQTKSRWIQQRLKQWETRSSRTVQLSSLLDEGKPIPIRGEHYCLENLPPRSKALLNPWTKSIALPVFDNPLQRDKAIEKLLKTHAREVFVHMAATLKNRQGDANRLPDFSIHLSSPNSRWGSCNSKREVRLNWRLVHYPPRMIEYVIAHELAHLVEMNHSARFWAVVESLMPDYKEPHKLLSKMNPSEVPVL, encoded by the coding sequence ATGGGTGCAGCACCGCCCGCCATGGAAGTTTGTAGCATTGAACTGCCATGGGGCGTGTGCACCTATAGCCTGAAACGCAGCAACCGCAGGTCAGTGGGGTTTCTGATTGGCGACAACGGCCTTCAAATCTCAGCTCCGCTTCGCCTGCCACTCAACCAGTTACAGGGCATCATCCAGACCAAATCCCGCTGGATACAACAGCGGCTCAAGCAATGGGAAACTCGAAGCAGCCGCACGGTTCAACTGTCGTCCCTGCTGGACGAAGGCAAACCTATCCCGATTCGCGGCGAGCACTATTGCCTGGAAAACCTGCCCCCCCGCAGCAAAGCCCTGTTGAACCCCTGGACTAAGAGTATTGCCTTGCCGGTTTTCGACAACCCATTGCAACGCGACAAGGCCATCGAAAAACTGCTGAAGACCCATGCCCGGGAAGTGTTTGTCCACATGGCCGCGACACTGAAAAATCGCCAGGGTGATGCCAATCGGCTACCCGACTTTTCGATTCATCTGTCCAGCCCGAATTCACGCTGGGGTTCTTGCAACAGCAAACGGGAAGTTCGCCTGAACTGGCGACTGGTGCACTACCCGCCCCGCATGATTGAATACGTGATTGCGCATGAACTTGCACACCTTGTTGAAATGAATCACAGTGCCCGCTTCTGGGCTGTGGTGGAAAGCCTCATGCCCGATTACAAAGAACCCCACAAATTGCTGTCAAAAATGAATCCTTCGGAGGTACCCGTACTATGA